A region of Microbacterium suwonense DNA encodes the following proteins:
- a CDS encoding copper-translocating P-type ATPase, which produces MLSVPVILLAMIPVLQFEYWQWLSLTLAAPVIVWAAWPFHRAAWVNLRHGAATMDTLISLGTSAAFLWSLYALFLGTAGMPGMTHEFSFAIAPSDGAGNIYLEVAAGVTMFVLAGRYFEKRAKRTAGAALRALLEIGAKDVAVIRDGIEVRIPTAELRVGDHFVVRPGEKIATDGVVVSGMSAIDQSMITGEPVPVEVREGDAVTGATVNSGGRLVVRATRVGADTQLAQMARMVEDAQAGKAEVQRLADRISGVFVPIVIGIALVTLAAWLVLGFPASAAFTAAVAVLIIACPCALGLATPTALLVGTGRGAQLGILIKGPEVLESTRRVDTVVLDKTGTVTEGRMSVVSVIPEQGTDADELLRLAGAIEHASEHPIARAIASAARESAEADAQVARHAASEASDASIRATRTDLPPVETFQNLEGRGVTGVVEGRAVLVGRLSLLEDWSVHPSEEILAAKADAEAAGQTVVLVAWDGTARGMIVVADRIKPTSGEAVASLKTLGLMPILLTGDNEAAARHIAAQVGIDEVIAEVLPADKVAVVSRLQGEGRVVAMVGDGVNDAPALAQADLGMAMGTGTDAAIEASDITLVRGDLRAASDAIRLSRRTLRTIKGNLFWAFAYNTAAIPLAALGLLNPMLAGAAMAFSSVFVVGNSLRLRAFR; this is translated from the coding sequence GTGCTGAGCGTGCCGGTGATCCTGCTGGCGATGATCCCGGTGCTGCAGTTCGAGTACTGGCAGTGGCTGTCGCTCACGCTCGCCGCTCCGGTGATCGTCTGGGCGGCGTGGCCGTTCCACCGTGCCGCCTGGGTCAATCTGCGCCACGGTGCGGCCACCATGGACACGCTGATCAGTCTGGGCACGTCGGCGGCGTTCCTCTGGTCGCTGTACGCGCTGTTCCTGGGCACGGCGGGGATGCCGGGTATGACCCACGAGTTCTCGTTCGCCATCGCGCCCAGCGACGGAGCGGGCAACATCTACCTCGAGGTCGCCGCCGGAGTGACCATGTTCGTGCTGGCCGGTCGCTACTTCGAGAAGCGTGCCAAGCGCACGGCCGGTGCGGCGCTGCGCGCGCTGCTCGAGATCGGCGCGAAGGACGTCGCTGTCATCCGAGATGGCATCGAGGTGCGCATCCCCACCGCCGAGCTCAGGGTCGGCGATCACTTCGTCGTCCGTCCCGGCGAGAAGATCGCCACCGACGGCGTCGTGGTGTCGGGGATGTCGGCGATCGACCAGTCGATGATCACCGGCGAGCCTGTGCCCGTGGAGGTGCGCGAGGGCGATGCCGTCACCGGTGCCACAGTGAACTCCGGCGGACGCCTGGTGGTGCGCGCCACCCGCGTCGGCGCCGACACGCAGCTCGCGCAGATGGCGCGGATGGTCGAGGACGCGCAGGCGGGCAAGGCCGAGGTGCAGCGGCTGGCCGACCGCATCTCCGGCGTCTTCGTGCCGATCGTGATCGGCATCGCCCTCGTCACGCTCGCCGCCTGGCTCGTGCTTGGCTTCCCGGCATCCGCCGCCTTCACCGCCGCTGTCGCCGTGCTGATCATCGCCTGCCCCTGCGCGCTGGGGCTGGCCACGCCGACCGCACTGCTGGTCGGCACCGGACGCGGTGCACAGCTCGGCATCCTGATCAAGGGTCCGGAGGTGCTGGAGTCCACCCGCCGCGTCGACACGGTCGTGCTCGACAAGACCGGCACCGTCACGGAGGGCCGCATGAGCGTCGTCTCGGTCATCCCCGAGCAGGGGACGGATGCCGATGAGCTGCTGCGCCTGGCCGGAGCGATCGAGCACGCCAGCGAGCACCCGATCGCCCGGGCGATCGCATCCGCCGCACGGGAATCCGCCGAGGCCGATGCTCAGGTGGCCCGACACGCCGCATCCGAGGCCTCCGATGCGTCGATTCGTGCCACGCGAACCGATCTCCCGCCGGTCGAGACGTTCCAGAACCTCGAAGGGCGCGGCGTCACCGGCGTGGTCGAGGGGCGCGCGGTGCTCGTGGGTCGGCTCTCGCTGCTCGAAGACTGGTCGGTCCACCCCTCCGAAGAGATCCTCGCAGCGAAGGCGGATGCCGAGGCCGCCGGCCAGACGGTGGTGCTGGTCGCTTGGGACGGAACCGCCCGCGGCATGATCGTCGTCGCCGACCGGATCAAGCCGACCAGCGGCGAGGCGGTGGCCTCGCTGAAGACGCTCGGCCTCATGCCGATCCTGCTCACCGGAGACAATGAGGCGGCGGCGCGCCACATCGCCGCCCAGGTCGGCATCGACGAGGTGATCGCCGAAGTGCTGCCAGCCGACAAGGTGGCGGTGGTCTCCCGCCTGCAGGGCGAGGGGCGGGTCGTCGCGATGGTCGGCGACGGTGTCAACGACGCCCCGGCGCTGGCGCAGGCCGACCTGGGAATGGCGATGGGAACGGGCACGGATGCGGCGATCGAGGCATCCGACATCACGCTCGTGCGTGGGGATCTGCGGGCGGCATCCGATGCCATCCGTCTCTCGCGACGCACCCTGCGCACGATCAAGGGCAACCTGTTCTGGGCCTTCGCGTACAACACCGCCGCGATCCCGCTCGCCGCGCTCGGTCTGCTGAACCCCATGCTCGCCGGTGCCGCGATGGCGTTCTCGAGCGTCTTCGTGGTCGGCAACAGCCTGCGGCTGCGTGCCTTCCGCTGA
- a CDS encoding cation transporter → MSTVEPSRIDLEIGGMTCASCAMRIEKKLNRLDGVTATVNYATEKAQVTADGPLDPALLISTVENAGYTASVPASAPDVDARDADDPERARCGTG, encoded by the coding sequence ATGAGCACCGTCGAACCGTCCCGCATCGATCTCGAGATCGGCGGGATGACGTGCGCGTCGTGCGCGATGCGCATCGAGAAGAAGCTGAACAGGCTCGACGGCGTCACTGCCACGGTCAACTACGCCACAGAGAAGGCGCAGGTCACCGCCGACGGCCCGCTCGATCCCGCGCTGCTGATCAGCACCGTCGAGAACGCCGGATACACGGCATCCGTTCCCGCGTCCGCACCGGACGTCGACGCGAGAGATGCCGACGACCCCGAGCGCGCGCGCTGCGGCACCGGCTGA
- a CDS encoding heavy-metal-associated domain-containing protein, with translation MTTTEFQVTGMTCGHCEMSVREEVEKVAGVEGIDVSAQTGRLVVSSASAVDADAVIAAVDEAGYRAVAA, from the coding sequence ATGACCACCACTGAATTCCAGGTGACCGGGATGACCTGCGGGCACTGCGAGATGTCCGTGCGCGAAGAAGTCGAGAAGGTCGCGGGCGTCGAGGGCATCGACGTCAGCGCGCAGACCGGCCGCCTCGTCGTCAGCTCGGCATCCGCCGTCGACGCGGATGCCGTCATCGCCGCCGTCGACGAGGCCGGATACCGCGCCGTCGCGGCCTGA
- a CDS encoding glycoside hydrolase family 35 protein, whose amino-acid sequence MSSASLTWRDGQLFRGGEPHRILSGAVHYFRIHPDQWEDRLRRLAAMGANTVDTYVAWNFHERTEGEFDFTGWRDVARFIRIAGAIGLDVFVRPSPYICAEWSNGGIPFWLAGRVRALRTSDAGFLAAVDAWYDALIPQLEPLQAVHGGPIRLIQVENEYGSYGSDASYLAHLRDGLRARGLVEMLTTADGTTADMVRNGSVGGSMGTFTFGTGVALAQQLRRDGQHLMCSELWGGWFDHWGEQHHVRSAESMIGTVSELLDAGGSVSVYMAHGGTNFGLWAGANHDGVIQPTVTSYDSDAPIGEDGTLNAKFHALRAAFAPYHSAPLPDVPEDPEHQPAASVPLVPTASLLEVVRAQLVVATAPQPLSYEQLGAEDGIVAYSADVQFEADAELTLLELRDRATIFLDDERLGTIEHDGEQSLALPTAGGAGRLTIVVESLGRINYGPLTGEHKGILGGVLIGRRFQHGWEHRMLPRDVAPTQAGDVAPVPAGTDGLATASVTVSRPLDAWIAVPGSAKGMVWLNGFLLGRYWERGPQVTLYAPGPLWREGDNEIVVLDTDRLGATVEIREAPDYGPREEFVGS is encoded by the coding sequence ATGTCCTCTGCATCCCTCACCTGGCGCGACGGCCAGCTCTTTCGCGGTGGAGAGCCGCACCGCATCCTCTCCGGTGCCGTGCACTACTTCCGCATCCATCCTGACCAGTGGGAGGATCGCCTGCGTCGTCTCGCGGCGATGGGCGCGAACACCGTCGACACCTATGTGGCGTGGAACTTCCATGAGCGCACCGAGGGCGAGTTCGACTTCACCGGTTGGCGCGACGTCGCCCGCTTCATCCGCATCGCCGGTGCTATCGGCCTGGACGTCTTTGTGCGCCCGAGTCCGTACATCTGCGCGGAGTGGTCGAACGGCGGCATACCGTTCTGGCTCGCCGGTCGGGTGCGCGCGCTGCGGACCTCGGATGCCGGCTTCCTCGCCGCCGTGGATGCCTGGTACGACGCGCTGATCCCGCAGCTCGAGCCGCTGCAGGCCGTGCACGGCGGGCCGATCCGACTGATCCAGGTGGAGAACGAGTACGGATCCTACGGGTCGGATGCCAGCTACCTCGCCCACCTGCGCGACGGCCTGCGTGCACGCGGCCTGGTCGAGATGCTCACCACCGCCGACGGGACCACCGCCGACATGGTCCGCAACGGCAGCGTGGGCGGCTCGATGGGGACGTTCACCTTCGGCACCGGCGTCGCACTCGCGCAGCAGCTGCGCCGCGACGGACAGCACCTGATGTGCAGCGAGCTGTGGGGCGGATGGTTCGATCACTGGGGTGAGCAGCACCACGTGCGCTCGGCCGAGAGCATGATCGGCACGGTGAGCGAACTGCTGGATGCCGGCGGATCGGTGAGCGTGTACATGGCGCACGGCGGCACCAACTTCGGCCTGTGGGCCGGCGCCAACCACGATGGCGTCATCCAGCCGACCGTCACCTCGTACGACTCCGATGCCCCGATCGGCGAGGACGGCACGCTGAACGCCAAGTTCCACGCGCTGCGCGCTGCCTTCGCCCCGTACCACTCGGCGCCTCTGCCGGATGTTCCGGAGGACCCGGAGCACCAGCCTGCGGCATCCGTCCCTCTTGTGCCGACCGCCTCACTGCTGGAGGTCGTGCGTGCGCAGCTTGTCGTCGCGACCGCGCCGCAGCCGCTGAGCTACGAGCAGCTCGGCGCCGAGGACGGGATCGTCGCCTACTCCGCCGACGTCCAGTTCGAGGCGGATGCCGAACTCACCCTGCTGGAGCTGCGCGACCGCGCGACGATCTTCCTCGACGACGAGCGTCTCGGCACGATCGAGCACGACGGCGAGCAGAGCCTCGCGCTGCCGACGGCGGGCGGTGCGGGTCGCCTCACGATCGTGGTCGAGAGCCTCGGCCGCATCAACTACGGCCCGCTCACCGGCGAGCACAAGGGCATCCTGGGCGGAGTGCTGATCGGACGCCGGTTCCAGCACGGCTGGGAGCACCGGATGCTGCCGCGCGACGTTGCACCGACGCAGGCAGGCGACGTGGCTCCTGTGCCGGCCGGCACGGACGGCCTGGCCACGGCATCCGTGACCGTCTCCCGACCTCTCGACGCGTGGATCGCCGTGCCCGGATCGGCGAAGGGCATGGTGTGGCTGAACGGCTTTCTGCTCGGTCGGTACTGGGAGCGTGGTCCGCAGGTCACCCTCTACGCGCCGGGGCCGCTCTGGCGGGAGGGCGACAACGAGATCGTCGTGCTCGACACCGACCGGCTCGGCGCAACCGTCGAGATCCGCGAGGCACCCGACTACGGCCCGCGCGAGGAGTTCGTCGGCTCCTGA
- the putP gene encoding sodium/proline symporter PutP, with translation MSDQIFIYIALGIYFAAMLLIGYIAFRRTSDHEDYMLGGRNLPPWVAALSAGASDMSGWLVMGLPGAIYLTGLIEAWIAIGLTIGAYLNWLLVAPRLRAYTEVSRNSITVPSFFENRLRDTSRLLRILSGVVILVFFTLYISAGMVAGGKFFVSSFNGDYVTGMLLIGGITLLYTLFGGFLGASFTDVVQGLMMVIALIVIPIAALIAVGGLDETGTLIAENASAGHLSFFGAGAVTGGTILAIVSALAWGLGYFGQPHIIVRFMALRSPQEAKSARRIGISWMVLSMFGAIISGLIGIAYMAANGIDLADPETVVLIMSKTLLHPFVAGLVLAAVLAAIMSTISSQLIVSSSALIEDLYKVVRKTPPPAKQLVLMGRLAVLTVAVIAILLAVTPNDTILELVSFAWAGFGAAFGPIILLSLFWRRLTNWGALAGMFVGAAMVFIWKAFDTGLYELLPAFILGMVTAVVVSLFTYKNDDEIQKEFTDTGTMLTVARPRTVGDTP, from the coding sequence ATGTCTGACCAGATCTTCATCTACATCGCACTCGGCATCTATTTCGCAGCGATGCTCCTCATCGGCTATATCGCGTTCAGACGCACATCCGATCACGAGGACTACATGCTCGGCGGGCGCAATCTGCCACCGTGGGTCGCCGCGCTCAGCGCGGGCGCGTCAGACATGTCGGGTTGGCTGGTGATGGGGCTGCCAGGCGCCATCTACCTCACCGGACTCATCGAGGCATGGATCGCGATCGGCCTGACGATCGGCGCTTACCTGAACTGGCTGCTGGTCGCACCGCGGCTGCGGGCGTACACCGAGGTCTCGCGCAACTCGATCACCGTGCCGAGCTTCTTCGAGAACCGGCTGCGCGACACATCCCGACTGCTGCGCATCCTCTCCGGCGTGGTCATCCTGGTGTTCTTCACGCTGTACATCTCGGCGGGCATGGTCGCGGGTGGCAAGTTCTTCGTCAGCTCCTTCAACGGCGACTACGTCACCGGGATGCTGCTGATCGGTGGCATCACCCTGCTGTACACCTTGTTCGGCGGCTTCCTGGGCGCCTCGTTCACCGACGTCGTGCAGGGACTGATGATGGTCATCGCGCTGATCGTGATCCCGATCGCCGCGCTCATCGCGGTGGGAGGCCTCGACGAGACGGGCACTCTGATCGCGGAGAACGCCTCTGCCGGTCACCTGTCGTTCTTCGGCGCAGGGGCCGTCACCGGCGGCACGATCCTCGCGATCGTCTCGGCTCTCGCGTGGGGCCTCGGCTACTTCGGCCAGCCGCACATCATCGTGCGGTTCATGGCGCTGCGGTCACCGCAGGAGGCAAAGAGCGCTCGCCGCATCGGCATCTCCTGGATGGTGCTGTCGATGTTCGGCGCGATCATCTCGGGTCTGATCGGCATCGCCTACATGGCCGCCAACGGCATCGACCTGGCCGACCCCGAGACGGTCGTGCTGATCATGTCGAAGACGCTGCTGCATCCCTTCGTCGCCGGTCTCGTGCTGGCCGCCGTACTCGCGGCGATCATGAGCACGATCTCCAGCCAGCTGATCGTCAGCTCTTCTGCGCTGATCGAGGACCTCTACAAGGTGGTCCGCAAGACGCCGCCGCCCGCGAAGCAGCTGGTGCTGATGGGGCGGCTGGCGGTCCTGACGGTCGCGGTGATCGCCATCCTGCTGGCCGTCACGCCGAACGACACGATCCTCGAACTGGTGTCGTTCGCCTGGGCGGGCTTCGGCGCGGCGTTCGGGCCGATCATCCTGCTCAGCCTGTTCTGGCGCCGGCTGACCAACTGGGGCGCACTGGCGGGCATGTTCGTCGGCGCCGCGATGGTGTTCATCTGGAAGGCCTTCGACACCGGGCTCTACGAGCTGCTGCCGGCGTTCATCCTCGGCATGGTGACCGCCGTCGTGGTGAGCTTGTTCACGTACAAGAACGACGACGAGATCCAGAAGGAGTTCACCGACACTGGCACGATGCTCACCGTCGCACGTCCGCGCACGGTCGGCGACACTCCCTGA
- a CDS encoding DNA alkylation repair protein, translated as MSPTTPSEVLAELAELEDPKARAVNERHGDAHGVNLTKLRALAKELGMSTELARELWATDDVAGQLVALLIARPRELSADEIDRMLRSTRSAKAHDWLVNYIAKKSPLAEELRLRWFDDADAVARAAGWSLTTVRVVKRPAGLDLDALLDRIERELRDAPSREQWAMNETLANIGIHHPTLRERAVAIGERLQVLADYPTPPNCTSPFAPAWIAEMVRRQA; from the coding sequence GTGTCGCCGACGACCCCTTCCGAGGTGCTCGCCGAACTCGCCGAGCTCGAGGACCCGAAGGCGCGCGCGGTGAACGAGCGCCATGGCGACGCGCACGGCGTGAACCTGACGAAGCTGCGGGCTCTGGCGAAGGAACTCGGGATGTCGACGGAGCTGGCCCGCGAGCTGTGGGCGACGGACGATGTGGCCGGACAGCTGGTCGCGCTGCTGATCGCGCGACCTCGCGAGCTGAGCGCCGACGAGATCGACCGGATGCTGCGAAGCACCCGCAGCGCGAAGGCGCACGACTGGCTGGTGAACTACATCGCGAAGAAGTCGCCGCTGGCCGAGGAGCTGCGGCTGCGCTGGTTCGATGACGCGGATGCCGTGGCCCGCGCCGCCGGATGGTCGCTGACCACCGTACGGGTGGTGAAGCGCCCCGCGGGACTCGACCTCGACGCGCTGCTGGATCGCATCGAACGCGAGCTGCGCGATGCGCCGTCCCGCGAGCAGTGGGCGATGAACGAGACGCTCGCGAACATCGGCATCCATCACCCCACGCTGCGCGAGCGCGCCGTCGCCATCGGCGAGCGCCTGCAGGTTCTGGCCGACTACCCGACCCCGCCGAACTGCACCTCGCCGTTCGCACCCGCCTGGATCGCCGAGATGGTGCGCCGGCAGGCTTGA
- a CDS encoding DUF998 domain-containing protein, which translates to MDSQVRAEWFDEGMDVERMLREQRRMLWATAACFVLGLLAGTAVLWGGSRPFSGDGSVIIPVALVAGLIAAAAFVVSTRMHRPGETSAMPRWQAVVSDVSAVAVTAALAGVTGLGVLLAGEVLAAGLQGLELPAIGGGVFTAVASALGGRMAFGAGIRLSTRDLASLLFAFLIIGTLFAMLTATDSVWWERSFSELGIGSGGWAFNGTLVIAGLLIATTGSYLGRDLHRMLGDAALRGIAAVVITWACAGLALAAVGLLPIDRVPGPHAIAAFATLALLLAAVIIVTVLMGELRMLRTLTIVLVLLIVIAVVLAFGLHVLSVAALEAVVVGLVLLWLTTLVQLLGILVPDVSRPSARRSPLR; encoded by the coding sequence GTGGACTCGCAAGTCCGCGCGGAGTGGTTCGATGAAGGCATGGATGTCGAGCGGATGCTGCGCGAGCAGCGGCGGATGCTGTGGGCCACTGCCGCCTGCTTCGTGCTCGGCCTGCTCGCGGGCACGGCCGTGCTGTGGGGCGGCTCCCGCCCGTTCAGCGGCGACGGATCCGTCATCATCCCGGTCGCCCTGGTGGCGGGGCTGATCGCCGCGGCGGCATTCGTCGTCAGCACGCGGATGCATCGGCCGGGCGAGACCTCGGCGATGCCGCGCTGGCAGGCCGTCGTCTCGGACGTCAGCGCAGTGGCGGTCACAGCCGCGCTCGCCGGAGTGACCGGCCTGGGCGTGCTGCTCGCGGGCGAAGTGCTGGCCGCAGGTCTGCAGGGGCTCGAACTGCCTGCCATCGGCGGCGGAGTGTTCACGGCCGTCGCATCCGCGCTCGGCGGCAGGATGGCGTTCGGCGCCGGCATCCGTCTCAGCACCCGCGATCTCGCCTCGCTGCTGTTCGCCTTCCTCATCATCGGCACCCTGTTCGCGATGCTCACCGCGACGGACAGCGTCTGGTGGGAGCGCAGCTTCTCGGAACTCGGCATCGGATCGGGCGGCTGGGCGTTCAACGGCACCCTGGTCATCGCGGGCCTGCTGATCGCGACCACCGGCTCATACCTCGGCCGCGACCTGCACCGGATGCTGGGCGATGCCGCCCTGCGGGGGATCGCAGCGGTCGTCATCACGTGGGCCTGCGCGGGTCTCGCATTGGCTGCGGTCGGCCTGCTGCCGATCGACCGGGTGCCGGGTCCGCATGCGATCGCCGCATTCGCGACGCTCGCGCTGCTGCTCGCGGCGGTCATCATCGTCACGGTTCTGATGGGGGAGCTGCGGATGCTGCGCACTCTCACGATCGTGCTGGTGCTGCTCATCGTGATCGCGGTCGTGCTGGCCTTCGGGCTGCACGTGCTCTCGGTCGCCGCGCTGGAGGCCGTGGTCGTCGGCCTCGTGCTGCTGTGGCTGACCACGCTCGTGCAGCTGCTCGGCATTCTCGTCCCCGACGTCTCCCGGCCCTCCGCCCGCCGCTCGCCCCTGCGCTGA
- a CDS encoding FUSC family protein, translating to MRLSVIRSARRAPLLQVLKSAAATIAAWLIAGWLLPGPLPVFAAIAALLVVQPSVNQSLSKALERSAGVILGVVIAVLLSLLLGAQSWVVLAAVVVAMLIAWGMRASTGTGNQVAISAVLVLALGSSNPDYALYRIIETLIGAAIGFVVNVLIVPPVLSAPARRDIGMLGHELAASLDRLADALPTARTSAQLHELMLQVRLLRPMKDAAEASLVAAEDSLALNPRRSRHRDDLIELRALFERLSPVVTQVIGMTRAYFDHYDDALADDPAVRAIAEQLRRAGHDARLAVQTADAAPEPDAMTSAIPALTAPLVVRPPGSDHWILVGSLMEDLRRIHGELSDEI from the coding sequence ATGCGCCTCTCCGTGATCCGCTCCGCGCGCCGCGCGCCCCTGCTGCAGGTGCTGAAGTCGGCAGCGGCCACGATCGCGGCCTGGCTGATCGCGGGCTGGCTGCTGCCGGGACCGCTGCCGGTGTTCGCGGCGATCGCCGCACTGCTGGTCGTGCAGCCGAGCGTGAACCAGTCCCTGTCGAAGGCGCTCGAACGCAGCGCGGGCGTGATCCTCGGCGTCGTGATCGCCGTGCTGCTGAGTCTGCTGCTCGGTGCCCAGAGCTGGGTCGTGCTGGCGGCCGTCGTGGTGGCGATGCTGATCGCCTGGGGTATGCGGGCCTCCACCGGCACGGGAAACCAGGTGGCGATCTCGGCCGTGCTGGTGCTCGCGCTGGGGTCGTCGAATCCCGACTACGCCCTGTACCGCATCATCGAGACGCTGATCGGCGCGGCGATCGGATTCGTCGTGAACGTGCTGATCGTGCCACCGGTTCTCAGCGCGCCCGCCCGCCGTGACATCGGGATGCTGGGGCACGAGCTCGCCGCATCCCTCGACCGCCTGGCCGACGCACTGCCGACCGCCCGCACGTCCGCCCAGCTGCACGAGCTGATGCTGCAGGTGCGGCTGCTGCGACCGATGAAGGACGCCGCCGAGGCGTCGCTCGTCGCCGCAGAGGACTCCCTCGCGCTGAACCCGCGCCGGTCTCGCCACCGCGACGATCTGATCGAGCTGCGGGCGCTGTTCGAGCGGCTCTCGCCGGTGGTCACCCAGGTGATCGGCATGACCCGGGCCTACTTCGACCACTACGACGACGCGCTCGCCGACGACCCCGCCGTGCGGGCGATCGCCGAGCAGCTGCGTCGTGCGGGTCACGACGCGCGCCTGGCGGTGCAGACCGCGGATGCCGCACCTGAACCGGATGCCATGACCTCGGCCATCCCGGCGCTGACCGCTCCCCTGGTGGTGCGGCCGCCGGGATCCGATCACTGGATCCTGGTCGGCTCGCTGATGGAGGATCTGCGCCGCATCCACGGCGAACTCAGCGACGAGATCTGA
- a CDS encoding SulP family inorganic anion transporter: MKHSRLLALLPSRTDYRAVPRTWRADLLAGVTVGIVALPLALAFGVSSGAGAESGLVTAIIAGIVAAIFGGSNVQVSGPTGAMVVVLAPIMAVQGTSALALVCLLSGLIVLLAGVLRLGRTISYIPWPVIEGFTLGIAVIIFLQQVPTATGTQPGESTNAAISAVQAAMTATWPKLGWSLLLVAIVVVIMLASMRFAPRFPGSLIAIVVTGLLVALLDLPVDLIGELPSGLPAPTLPSGDLTAVAGLIGPAFAVAALAAIESLLAARVAASISDTGPYDADRELVGQGLASIAAGFFGGMPATGAIARTAVSIRAGARTRVAAIAHGLLLLAVVLVGAAVVSRIPLAALAGVLMVTACRMVAPATVRAVLGSTRSDAVVFVITAIVTVSVDLIYAVLIGLLAAGFFALRQLAKASGVHREELPGSVQPGDERIAVFRLEGALFFGAAERMMERVSEMRDIEVVVIRMSQLQILDATGAQVITDMIHSLERRGITVLVKGIQPRHLQLAERVGVMASLRHQNHLFTDLDAATAHARSHVARAAAT, translated from the coding sequence GTGAAGCACTCCCGCCTGCTGGCTCTGCTGCCCTCCCGCACCGACTACCGTGCCGTGCCGCGCACCTGGCGCGCCGACCTGCTCGCGGGCGTCACCGTCGGCATCGTCGCGCTGCCACTGGCGCTCGCCTTCGGCGTCAGCTCGGGCGCGGGAGCGGAGAGCGGCCTGGTCACAGCCATCATCGCCGGCATCGTCGCGGCGATCTTCGGCGGCTCGAACGTGCAGGTCTCCGGGCCCACCGGCGCGATGGTCGTGGTGCTCGCCCCCATCATGGCGGTGCAGGGGACGAGTGCTCTCGCCCTCGTCTGCCTGCTCTCCGGCCTGATCGTGCTGCTGGCCGGCGTGCTGCGGCTGGGGCGCACGATCAGCTACATCCCGTGGCCGGTGATCGAGGGGTTCACGCTCGGCATCGCCGTGATCATCTTCCTGCAGCAGGTGCCCACGGCCACCGGAACCCAGCCGGGTGAGAGCACGAACGCCGCGATCTCCGCCGTGCAGGCGGCTATGACGGCCACCTGGCCGAAACTGGGATGGTCGCTGCTGCTGGTCGCGATCGTCGTGGTGATCATGCTCGCGTCGATGAGGTTCGCACCCCGGTTCCCCGGCTCACTGATCGCCATCGTCGTCACCGGGCTGCTCGTCGCGCTGCTGGACCTGCCGGTCGACCTCATCGGCGAGCTGCCCTCAGGGCTCCCCGCGCCCACACTGCCCTCCGGCGACCTCACCGCCGTGGCCGGACTCATCGGTCCGGCGTTCGCGGTGGCCGCCCTCGCCGCCATCGAATCGCTGCTGGCCGCCCGGGTCGCCGCCAGCATCTCCGACACCGGACCGTACGACGCCGACCGCGAGCTGGTCGGGCAGGGCCTGGCATCCATCGCCGCCGGGTTCTTCGGCGGCATGCCGGCCACGGGAGCCATCGCGCGCACGGCGGTCAGCATCCGTGCCGGTGCGCGCACCCGTGTCGCCGCGATCGCCCACGGACTGCTGCTGCTGGCCGTGGTGCTGGTCGGAGCGGCCGTCGTGTCGCGGATCCCGCTGGCCGCGCTCGCCGGAGTGCTGATGGTCACCGCCTGCCGCATGGTCGCTCCGGCGACCGTGCGCGCGGTGCTCGGCTCGACCCGGTCGGATGCCGTCGTCTTCGTCATCACCGCGATCGTGACGGTGAGCGTCGACCTCATCTACGCCGTGCTGATCGGCCTGCTCGCCGCCGGCTTCTTCGCCCTGCGCCAGCTCGCGAAGGCCAGTGGCGTGCATCGCGAGGAGCTGCCCGGATCGGTGCAGCCAGGCGACGAGCGCATCGCGGTGTTCCGGCTGGAGGGTGCGCTGTTCTTCGGCGCTGCCGAGCGGATGATGGAGCGCGTATCGGAGATGCGTGACATCGAGGTCGTCGTCATCCGGATGTCGCAGCTGCAGATCCTCGATGCCACCGGAGCTCAGGTCATCACCGACATGATCCACTCACTCGAGCGGCGCGGCATCACCGTGCTCGTCAAGGGCATCCAGCCCCGCCACCTGCAGCTCGCCGAGCGGGTCGGTGTGATGGCATCCTTGCGCCACCAGAACCACCTCTTCACCGATCTGGATGCGGCGACCGCCCACGCCCGCAGCCACGTCGCCCGCGCCGCAGCCACGTAG
- a CDS encoding ArsR/SmtB family transcription factor: MLSDPSRPLYEVKAGLFKGLAHPIRIRILEVLSNAPETSVSELLSITELEASHVSQHLAVLRRNRLVVSERRGSLVFYRLAYPQVADLLRVARALLGEILHTTQQQLSEQDGLPEIAGRT, from the coding sequence ATGCTGAGCGACCCGAGCCGTCCGCTGTACGAGGTGAAGGCCGGCCTGTTCAAGGGGCTCGCGCACCCCATCCGCATCCGCATCCTCGAAGTGCTCTCCAACGCACCCGAGACCTCCGTGTCCGAGCTGCTGAGCATCACCGAGCTCGAGGCATCGCACGTCTCGCAGCATCTGGCCGTGCTGCGGCGCAACCGCCTGGTGGTCTCCGAACGCCGCGGCAGCCTGGTCTTCTACCGCCTGGCCTACCCTCAGGTCGCTGACCTTCTGCGCGTCGCACGTGCGCTGCTGGGCGAGATCCTGCACACCACGCAGCAGCAGCTGAGCGAGCAGGACGGCCTTCCCGAGATCGCGGGACGCACGTGA